A window of Primulina tabacum isolate GXHZ01 chromosome 4, ASM2559414v2, whole genome shotgun sequence contains these coding sequences:
- the LOC142541558 gene encoding glutaredoxin-C6-like, with protein MKGVRNNWPLADNGVRLELTPTTNSPLAIDVSESTEMRIQRLISENPLIIFSRSSCCMCHVMKHLLSTIGVYPTVIELEEDEITTLIQRETSDDATSAGASGVPALYIGGVCVGGFESLAALHLSNNLVPKLVEVGALRNEILGS; from the coding sequence ATGAAAGGCGTTCGAAACAACTGGCCGCTAGCAGATAACGGCGTCCGCCTCGAGCTCACCCCGACCACCAACTCCCCTCTCGCTATCGACGTCTCCGAATCCACCGAGATGCGCATCCAACGCCTCATCTCTGAGAACCCTCTGATCATCTTCAGCCGATCTTCTTGCTGCATGTGCCATGTCATGAAACATCTCCTCTCCACCATCGGCGTCTACCCCACGGTCATAgagctcgaagaagacgaaaTCACAACTCTCATCCAGCGGGAGACCAGCGATGACGCGACCTCGGCCGGCGCGAGTGGGGTCCCGGCGTTGTACATAGGCGGCGTGTGTGTTGGTGGCTTCGAGAGTCTGGCTGCTTTACATTTGAGTAATAATCTGGTCCCCAAGCTTGTCGAAGTTGGTGCTCTTAGAAATGAAATCTTAGGCAGCTAG